CTCGGTATGCAAACAACAAATGAAACCTTTAGGGTATTTAACTCAATGTTAGATAATGATTTTTATAAATTTACGATGCAATGTGCCGCCGTAAAACTATTCCCTAATGTAAAAGCACGGTACAAATTTATCAATCGTGGAGAGCACAAATTCCCTGAAGGTTTTGCCGAGGCAATGCGCGTTTCGGTAGCCCAAATGGCACAACTTAAACTAACTAAAGACGAAAAAAAATTCCTCATAAAAAACTGTCCGTATTTAAATCCGGCCTATATTGACTTTTTGGAAGGATACCGTTACGACCCCTCAGAGGTACATATTGAACAAGAGGGAGAAGACCTTCAGGTGCAAATTTCAGGATATTGGTACCGCACCATTTTATGGGAAGTACCTCTCTTGGCAATGATTAGCGAACTGTATTACAAACTTACAGGAGCAGTGCATTGGGAGGATACAAAAATCATTGAAAATACCATTGAAAAAATAAAATTGTACAATGAACTGGAAGTACCTTTTGCCGAATTTGGCACACGTCGTAGGCATTCTTATCACGTACACGACTTGGTAATGCGCACCTTAAAGAGCAATCAACAGAAGAGTTTTATAGGGTCGAGCAATGTACATTTCGCAATGAAAAATCAAGTAAAACCCATCGGGACACACGCTCACGAATGGTTTATGTTTCACGCAGCTGAATACGGGTACAAAATGGCAAACGCAATGTCGCTGGAGCATTGGGTAGATGTTTTTCGAGGTGACTTGGGTGTGGCACTTTCCGATACATATACCACAGAAGTATTTTTCAAACATTTTGATACTAAATTTGCCAAACTTTTTGACGGAGTCCGTCACGATAGCGGTGACCCTATCGCCTTTGCCAATAAAACCATCGAGCATTATAGAAAACACGGTATCAACCCAATGTACAAATACATCATCTTTTCAGATGGGTTAAATCCTAAGAAAGTAACCGAAATTACTGAGGCAACCAAAGGCAAAATTGGTATTTCGTTCGGTATCGGCACGAACCTTACTAATGATGTAGGATTACGCCCGATGAACATCGTCATCAAACTTACCGAAGTGCTTACCAGCGATAACGAATGGGTACCTACGGTTAAAATTTCTGATGAGCCCAATAAACATACTGGAGAACCTCGTATGATTCAGTTAGCCAAAGAGTTATTACGAATTGATTAAAAATAACAAATGAAGAAAATGAATAACAAGTGGTTGTATGTTTGTATGCTTTTAGGCGTAATATTGGCTTTTTCCAGAGATTTTTTTGATGAGAAATATCATCAATGGATGTTAGTGCTGGGTATGGCATTGCTTTTCTTTGGAATTTACAGCCTTTCCAGAAATCTTCCTCCCAAAAGAAAAGAAGATTTTGAAAGTCCTCCAACAAAAAGAGAGGAATAATAAAATGGTATTTTTGCTGTATAATCTGTAAAATCAAGCATACTTCTTGAGGAATTATCACCAAAAAAGATGTATAAAAATGTAAAAAACACGGTCGCTAAACCGTGTTTTTTATGATGTAGTAAGACGTATGTTCCCTAATACCACGCTTTTTCCTTACATTTTACCATCAATTATTTAAATAAGTAACAAAAATTTATATATCACTATATATCAAATAATTAAAAAACATCAAAAATTATTATTTATATATATTCTAAATAAAAATAAAGTGCTATATTTGCCCCGAGTTTAGTCTAAAATACTTAATATTCAGAAGATATGAAAAGATTATTTGTTGTTTTATGTGTGATTTCTTTTTTAGCAGAAGTTAAGGCTCAAAACAAGAAAGATATTGAGTCCATAAAAAGTATGTGTGGCTGTTATGAGGTAACGTTTCAGTATGCAGAAACGTTTCAGTATGGTGCTGATTCTACATATGTGCCTTCAAAATCAAGTCGTTCCAAAGCTTTGGAATGGGTAGAGCTTATAGAAAACAATAAAAAGAAACTCGTTTTGCAACATTTGCTTGTAGTGGGAAAAAGAGATAAACAGCACGTTATCAAGCATTGGCGACAAGATTGGATTTATCAAAACACTGACCTTCTAAAATATATAAAAGACAATGAGTGGAGTAGTTATTCCTTACCCAAATCGGCAGTGAAAGGACAATGGACACAAAAAGTCTATCAAGTAGATGACAGCCCACGTTACGAACAAACCGCTACTTGGGTTCACGTGGACGGCAAAAGTTTTTGGGAAAGTGAAGCAGATGCCCCAATGCCACGACGCGAACAAGAAATCCGAAACGATTATAACGTGCTTTTAAGACGTAACCGACACGAAATCACCAATTACGGTTGGTTGCACCAGCAAGATAACGATAAAGTTTTACGTCGAGATGATAAAGACGATTTGGTCATTGCACAAGAACGAGGCTACAATACTTACAAAAAAGTAGCTGATGAAAAATGTAAGGCGGCTCAAGAATTCTGGCAAGAAAATAAAGAAAAATGGGCTTTAGTTCGCAATCGTTGGGAGAAGGTTTTTGAGCAAAAAGGAAATCTCAAAGTACAGGAAAAAATAGAGGGAAAAACTCTGTACGAACACCTTTTAAATGAAGAAAAATATAAAACTCAAGAACAAATCAATGCCATAATAGATATTTATGTATCTAAACAATAAAACATAAAAAACTTTATTACATATCAGCACATTATGAAAAAAGAACTTTTAAATATATTGCTATTTTTAATAGGTTGCTTAACGACATACGCTCACACCGTGTGGATAGAAACCGATGCTAACGGAAAATTGAACAAACCCCATCAAGTAAAAGTTTTCTTCGGAGAGCCTGATAGCCCTACCTTTACTGAAAAATGGTTTTCAGACATTAAAGATTTAGAGCTGTTGCTCATATATCCGTCAGGGAAAAAAGAGGTTTTGAACAAAACTCAAAAAGAAAGCCATTATTTGGCATCGTTTATTCCTTCTCAAAAAGGCATCTACACGCTTTCGGTAAAACATCTGGTAAAAGATGTATTCAAGGAGATGAAAATTACCTATCAGTCGGTAG
This genomic window from Capnocytophaga canimorsus contains:
- the pncB gene encoding nicotinate phosphoribosyltransferase, giving the protein MQTTNETFRVFNSMLDNDFYKFTMQCAAVKLFPNVKARYKFINRGEHKFPEGFAEAMRVSVAQMAQLKLTKDEKKFLIKNCPYLNPAYIDFLEGYRYDPSEVHIEQEGEDLQVQISGYWYRTILWEVPLLAMISELYYKLTGAVHWEDTKIIENTIEKIKLYNELEVPFAEFGTRRRHSYHVHDLVMRTLKSNQQKSFIGSSNVHFAMKNQVKPIGTHAHEWFMFHAAEYGYKMANAMSLEHWVDVFRGDLGVALSDTYTTEVFFKHFDTKFAKLFDGVRHDSGDPIAFANKTIEHYRKHGINPMYKYIIFSDGLNPKKVTEITEATKGKIGISFGIGTNLTNDVGLRPMNIVIKLTEVLTSDNEWVPTVKISDEPNKHTGEPRMIQLAKELLRID
- a CDS encoding DUF6607 family protein, whose product is MKRLFVVLCVISFLAEVKAQNKKDIESIKSMCGCYEVTFQYAETFQYGADSTYVPSKSSRSKALEWVELIENNKKKLVLQHLLVVGKRDKQHVIKHWRQDWIYQNTDLLKYIKDNEWSSYSLPKSAVKGQWTQKVYQVDDSPRYEQTATWVHVDGKSFWESEADAPMPRREQEIRNDYNVLLRRNRHEITNYGWLHQQDNDKVLRRDDKDDLVIAQERGYNTYKKVADEKCKAAQEFWQENKEKWALVRNRWEKVFEQKGNLKVQEKIEGKTLYEHLLNEEKYKTQEQINAIIDIYVSKQ
- a CDS encoding DUF4198 domain-containing protein; its protein translation is MKKELLNILLFLIGCLTTYAHTVWIETDANGKLNKPHQVKVFFGEPDSPTFTEKWFSDIKDLELLLIYPSGKKEVLNKTQKESHYLASFIPSQKGIYTLSVKHLVKDVFKEMKITYQSVAFVSVGTKEVSELTLGELPLQLSFDTSAVKTNGTKIFKMLKEGNVAGKERVSITSENGWAMAYRTDSNGRIKFNPLWKGNYLLEFSWSNKEEGDHNGKSYKMNYQTINYLIKVK